In Clupea harengus chromosome 23, Ch_v2.0.2, whole genome shotgun sequence, the sequence TGTTTGTGGTGGAAATCTGATAATAACCAGTCTAACGCGAGATCAGTCTTATAATTAGATATTAGTAATACGTTTATTGGacttctgcagaaggatcagaaacacacagagttaacagcaagcagtctgtgagagtcGGATGAATTCTCTCACAGGAAGTGTCACAGGCAGTGTCTATTTAAGTTCAAGAgataagaagaacagggagtatCACTGTTCCGGACCGGCACACTATATTCTCAAGGACAATAAACAACCACCCCAGACCTTCTTAATATTTCATGTTTGGCATATGGCATGCTTTGCACAATGAAATTTGCAATACGCATAATTTCTAATACAAGTGTTGGCCTTGTGTAGAAAATGATAAATCACTCTAGACCTGCTGTTTGCCATATAAGGAGGGCTGGGTTCAGCAGGGCAGACCTTTCCAGTGGAGCCCACCCAAACCTTATCAACCAAACGAGATGGGTGAGCCACTGTACGGATATTTTGTATGTTTACTTTTCACAACGTATATAAAATAAACAACTCCCAAATCTGATGTCCTCAGAGTCATATACTATTCATGGCTAAACCAAGACAGGCACTTGCCTGAGGTGCCGGCAGATTTTCACAGCGGACAACGGCATCAATGACAGAAGACAAATGCAGTTCTCCTCAAGTTACTCTAGCTGTTCGCCCAGAATGTGCactaaataataacaacaaacaaacaaacacacaaacaaaaacctgCTCTGGCTCTTTATGTTCTGGCATGGAAGAAAGCGgtgcatttgattggctgttgagctcaaaatatcaacaaccaggatcaaggactgcacctttaagtcaACCTAGTGACTAAACCTAGGTGATGTAACATTTggatgccccccaccccaccccaccccacccaaagTCAACCCAAAACGACATCACTTTTTAAGAACCCGGGCCAATCATGTCTGAGCCACTCCTGGCCGTCCGCCGGCGCCTGCAATTATCGGATTGGCCGAGTTTCTGAGTGGGCGGAGCTGATGGGGTTGTCTAAGGGAACCAAAGCCAATGAATCTGCACCAGCAATCCAAGAAGACGAAGCGAAGCGCTCCTGTCACATATGGCGTCCTCTTCATGGTACCTGACGCTATCAAGGGGAAATAACAACCACACACTCCATGAACATGAGTGTATGGCACGACTCAAACTGCTCCGATTACATAAAATGCTATAGTGTGTATTGTTTAATATAAAAACACCCTACTGAAAAAGCctcaacatacatacatatatatatatatataaatgtatatatatatatatatatatacacatgtatatatacatacttacattcatatacacacacacatatatatatatatatcaaatacTAATGTATATTCAATATACTCATACTCAATTTCCCTGAAACCATGCAAGcttcatgttgttgttttttttttttttaataagggTCATTTCAAAATGGCTCCCTCATTAGTGGTTGCCATAAATCCATGTGGATGCATAAATGTAATTTAAGACTCCCCTAAAAGTGAACACTTTCTGTTTCATAGAGATAATAGTTACTACATTTCCTGGTGTTACCTACTTCATCTTAATGTTCTCACAAACTACAATCGAAAGCAGCTTCTCCAAATCCACAGGCTCAAGAGCAGTACACAAGGGTATAATTACCCAGCCGTATGTATCATTGAACACCCGAGCGCTACCTCAGTGGTCACGGAGCCGCGATGAGAGCGCTGTTATCTCACTGGGCAGGTCTGCAGCTGCTTAAAGCAGCCAGGCCTTTCTGGGTTTCGCCTCTCTGTGATCCTGGGTGTCAGCAAAACCGCCGTGCATTAGCTAAATGGTGCATCTCTGATAAGACAAACTCATCAGAAAGGGGATGCTCGGGGgtaattggggggggggttgtaggtAGGGGGCACTCACAGTTCAGCTGAGCTGGCCACCTGTTTAGGCGTTTGGGAAGAAGCCAGagaatggaagtgtgtgtgtgtgtgtgtgtgctctgcagtGATAACTTCACAGCCTTGCACACCGACGCAGcctcgctgctgctgctactactacttgcggccgagtgtgtgtgtgtgtttgtgaggttatGAGGATGGTTTGGAATGTGACCACATTGAAGATGCATATatctgattgtgtgtctgtgtctgtctgtgtgtataagaCGTTATGAGAGGGTTTGGATTAGGACCACAAattgcagtgtgttgtgttaaaaaggagtgtgtgagagcgtggatatgtgtgtgtgtgtgtgtgtgtatgcatggttAGGAGACGGTTCAGTATGGGACCAACAGTGtgaaaaggagtgtgtgtgtgtgtgtgtatgcatggttAGGAGAAGGTTCAGTATGGGACCAACAGTGtgaaaaggagtgtgtgtgagtgtgtgcgagtcaGCATAATGACATAGAAGGTTAAGAACAAAGATCTGATATGAGGATGTGagcgtgagggtgtgtgtatatgaggttacgagtgtgtgtaggagaatgtcagcgtgagtatgtgtgtatatgaggttatgagatagatagacagatagatagatggatactttattaatccagagggaaatttcgtttttttttttgtgtgtgtgtaggagaatgTGAGCGTGAGTATGTgaggttatgtatgtgtgtgtgtgtgtgtgtgtacaggaggctatgagcaagagtgtgtgtgtgtgtgtttgtacaggagaatgtgagcatgtgtatgagaGGTCATGATCAGGTTGGGTGTAGGAACGCACACTGCGGTGTTTAATTTGATGTGAGGGTTTTATTAATTATGGAATCAGGgggtgtgctagagagagagggagggagggagagagaaagagagagagagggagaaagagggatgcagaggagagggagagagaaagagagagggagggagcgcgagagagagcatCTGGAGGTGAAGGGTTGATGATGTAAGtcagtgagagcagtgagaggCTGACGCAGATCTGGATCCGACTGAGATATGGCTCAGGTCCGATCCGACTGAGATATGGCAAGTCTGATCAAGTCCGATCCGACTGAGATATGGCACAAGTCTGATCAAGTCAGAGCCGACTGAGATATGGCTCAGGTCCGATCCGACTGAGATATGGCTCGGGTCTGATCCGGTCAGAACCGACAGCTgggaagggaggagtggagacgTAGAACAGCAGTGTGTTTCTGCAAAGGTTATGTGGGGGAAAGACCAAGAGATAATATTTTAACAAAAAATGCTCCTGATATAGAACAGGATATAGaaggcaaaataaataaataaataaataaagtaataaaGTAATTTAATGCTGAATGACAGAAGCGTGGTGGGTAAATGTacttgtatgtaaatgtatccTAACTGTTGCCTCCAAAATCATGAACCCAAATCGCCTGTAGGTAGAGggacaaaatgacaaaaactACAGACTGGCATCTCTTGTCGTTTCTAGAAAACACCATACACGCAGGACTCCACACCATACACGCAGGACtccacaccattacacacaatGGGGGGAAACTTGAATTTAATGAACTTTAATTTAATACTAACAGGAAACCGTCAGTAACTTTATGAGCAAGGGCAGCTTTTAAATTCAGATTGGAACCACCTGAAGGCCATTACTATGCCTACAGACTTGGCTCAAGATTTGaatcaaacaacaaaataaagagACTTAGATGGCATGACCATCTATTTACTCATCCTCAGCATCTTTGCCTTACATTAACTCAGTGAAGTGCTTCTGATTTGCAGCTATGATAAGCCTGTGGGCAGCATTCTGGCAGGGCATAGCCCATTGCTACCACCTACTGGACATTATGAGACATGACAAGCCACAGAACACGGACCACAGTTGATGTTCAGCATTGAAATGTTTATTTCAATAGCATGAAACTAGCTACGTAACAAACGTAAAATCAGAGTGAAATAAAATCAAAGGAACAGCTAAACCTGCTAATTTGCACTTGCAAAAACTACCAGCTAAcattaaaacatgtttcatcAAAAAAGATGACATATAATGTAataaaatctttaaaaaatgtTAAACTAAATTAAGGCAGGTAACACTGTACAATTGGCTGTGTTGTAGATATATACTGAAAAATTGGTGTTGAGAGggaaaaatacaatacattttacagttctTTTAAAAATACAGTGACATGCatcttttgtgttgtgttgtaattaaaatgtttttggttTGATACATTTAACATATTGTAGCAAACAAATATTCTTTAATAACTTAATGTAACAATGGCAGCCTCATTGGAAATCACTTCACAGTACGGATTCAATCGAATCATAGAACAACAGATCTAGAATCCTGGTGAACATTCCATCTTCCATCAGAATTGCTTGATTAAAAATACCTGGATATCCTTCCCTTCCTGACACCGAGAACAAGACATCCTGCACCCTGATTTTCTGAGAAGATACAAATGGCAAACCGAGGAATTTGCGATGAAAGCAGGATGCATATGTCCCCATCAAAAACGCCTTGTGCAGTTCTGCATGATGGTAGGCGcctcacacatttaaaaaaagtttaaaatcCTTTTAACTTTTGCTTCACTTAAAAGGCTCGAGGTTGCCTGTGAGAGCGGAGTCCATGAGGTCATCGTCCTCGGTGCGCATGTAGACGGGGCTGGGCCTGGACGTACGCTCCGACCCGAGCATGGACATCGAGGGGTCAGATCTGGACGTACGCTCCGACCCAAGCATGGACATGGAGGGGTCGGATGCAGAGATGGGCGAGCGGGACCAGCTGTCTGCCTTCATGGGGTGTGACGACGGCCCGCAGGACATGGACGacttctttttctccttgtcCCGCTCCCGCTCacggtctctgtctctgtctcggtcACGCTCCcgctctcgctccttctctttctgcttcttcttctccttcttgtgCTTCTTGTGTTTTTCGCCGAGGCTCACGGACATGGAGCTAAGGTAGTCCTGTGCCGGCTGGTGGCAGGGCCTCATGGACTGGTCGTCGTCCGAGCTTGGCGAGTTCTGGTGCGATTTTTCTGCCACCGAACTGCTGCCCGACTCGCTCTCGCTGTCGGGGTTCAGCGGCGTGTAGCCCGGTGAGCGGCTGTGGCTCGGCGAACTACGGTCATGCTTAGGGGTGGAGCCCGTGAAGAGAGGCGACGCCTTCATGTGCTGGGGTCGCATTGAGCCGTCCCCACACCCTTCTGGCTTCTGGAGGGTCACCTTCTGCTTGATGCTGGGGGACCCCCCATCCGGCTTGCTGATGATGATCTTGGCAACCCCAGTGCTGCTCACGCCTCCGCTTTTGGAGTCCATCATCTTCTTGTCGCTGCTGCTGTTGCCTCCGGAGACGGACACCTTGGACTTGCCCTCCTTGTCGACTTTGTCACGCTTGTACTCCCCGCCCTGCGAGGACATGCTATGTTTGGAGGAGGTGGGGCCCATATTGGGAGGcacaccccctcctccaccaccagggggcacacctccaccccctccacagCCTCCCTCTGGGCCTTCCTCTCCGCCTATACCCACACCGCCAACATTTTTCAGCTTGTCGATCACTGCAGTGAGTGAGGGTTTCTTATTGCGGCTGGGAGACTTCCCTTTGGCGTTGGGGTTGttgctccctcctccccctcccccgccacctcctccccctccactgcccccaccccctcctcctcctccccctccccctcccccaccaccaccactcccccctcctccgccGTATTGTGGTTGGCTACCTGAGGAAAAAGGAATCGACCCAGAAGAAGAGCTggctgaggaactggaagaggaagaggaggagctagAGGAGGAACCTCCCCCCATCTGCTTCTGGGAACCCATGCCACCACTGGAGGAGGACTTGGATGCCCCCGGACCTCCCCCACCTGAGCCTATGGGGGACTTTGCCTTAGAAGAGGGAGGGGTGCCGGGAACCTGTCCTTGCTGATGCTTCATGGGGGAAGAGAGTTTCTCAGAGCCCCCTGAGCGGGAGTGGGAAGGAGAGATGTTTGGCTTGATGCTGGGGTTCATGAGGGACCCAGGAGGTTTGCCGCCTTGAGGTTTCATCTTGTTCCCACTTCCTGTTCCGCTACTTCCTGATCCGGACATTCCATGCTTAGTAATGGGGGAGGTGCCTGGCTTGCCCACACCCATCCCCTGGGAGGAGCTTTTGGACTGGGAGGGCATGCCCCCGCCACTCCCTCCACCCACCGGTTTGGAGCTGCCGCTTTGGCCCATGGAGCCTTCCATCTTGCTACTCTTGATCTtccctgaggaagaggagtgtgAGTGGTGGCTCTTGCCTCCGCCCGAGCTACTCGTGCCCCCTGAGCTTCCCCCCGATGAGCTGCTGGAGGTGTAACCCCCATGCGAGGACGTCTTCCCTCCTGTTATCGTGCCCTTGGGGATCTGAATGGTGATTTTAGGAATGGGTGGGGTGGCCCCTCCGGGCGGGGTTTGCGATCGACCTGAACTCCCAGGCGACTTTGACCCGCCTCCACCCATGGAGACCCCCGAACCCATGCTTCCGCTGGGCGGGGTGTAGGGTCGCCCCCCAGAGCTGTGCGAGGGTGACTTGCTATCGGGGTCTAGCTTTTTGCGCTTGGGTGGCTTGTCTTTGGACTTGCCCTCGCTAGACGGGGTGCGGCTCCGCTTCACCTGCTTCACCTCAGAGCCCCCCATGCCAGTCATCCCCATtcccacaccacccacccctcctccacctcctcctcctcctcctccgttaTCATCCTTCCCCCTCATcatctgctgttgttgttgctgttgttgctgctgttgttgttgctgttgttgctgttgttgttgttgttgttgcggtTTCACCTTCATTTCGCCACTCTTgaactcaccaccaccacctcctcctatACCCACCATAAGAGGGCTCGGGCTCCCTCCCgagtgggaggggtgggggtctcCTAAATCGGGAGCTGGTCCCGGAAGAGGCTTGCCCCCTCCGCTGTTCCCGCAGAACACCATGCTTATGTCGAAGGGGTCCTTGAGGGAGGCGTCAGGCGTGCTGTGGCCGTGAGAGGTGGGGTTCTGAGGGGTGCTCGACGGGGTGTTCTGCTGGCTACCTCCCCCGAACCCCTTCAGGTCTAAGTCCGGGTCTGGGCTGGGGGAGCTATCGTCAAAATAATTCTGGGAGAATGTTCCTTGGCCGGTCAGTAGTTCTGGGTTGAATTCCACCGTGTCAGGGAAGAAGTTGGTGGACGAGGTGTCGCTGTTGGGAGTGGCCGCTGTCGCAGCCTCGACGAGGAGGTCCGCTGCGTCAGGGAAAGGATTCTCATTGCTGTTAGTGTTGAAGAGGTCCGTGTCAAATACCCCGCTACCCTGCCCCGAGCTGGAGGAATCTCTGGGAGGGGTACCGAGAgaccccccttcctcccctcccatgTGGTGCTGCCCGTGACCACTGCCACTTCCTTTAGGGGCCTGCTCCGGGATTTCTGACAGGATGTCGTTTATGTCAGGGCCTATGCTATCAGAGCTGGACAGTCGACACATCCGCATACTGGATGGCTGAGCCTGCGACGAGGCCTGCACGTGGGACTGGGGGTGGTAGGGCATCCCGGCTCCGGTCGGGGGGGTCCCACACTGGCTGGGGGCTGGCGTGATGCTGTGGGGGGTGTCCAGGCCGTCACCCGGCAGGTTGACGTCGAAAATTGTGTTCTGGGACGCGTCGACGTCCATGGAGAAGAGCTCGCGGTGGAAGTCATCCTCCGTCGGGTGGTGCGGGTGGTGGTGCTGCGGAAGGGATCCAccggcctgctgctgctgtgattgggactgctgctgctgttgcttcaGACCGACACCACCTGGACCCACCACCCCTTTGTCTCGGGGTCGCTTCTTTTTACCCTTCGTACCAGGTCCTCCGGGGCAGGCCTGGCCCTGGTTATCGGTTCTGGGCGACCCGGATGAATTCTGCCTCTCTAAGGGGCTGCTTCCGTACAACGTGGCGAAGTCCGCCGAGGGGTTATCCTTCAGTAGGTTCATCAACATGGGGTGGTTCTTGGTGTTGCTGGCAGGGGAAGAGGTTGgcgggggggtctgggggggcTGGGACCCCCCAGGGGTGTTCTGGGTGGAGGGGCTTGAACCGACGTTGCCGCTGATCTGCAACAGTGAGGTCAAGATGGGGTTCTGCGTAACCTTGCTAAAGTCGTCGGAGCCGTGAccttgttgctgctgctgttgctgctgttgttgttgctggtgctgctgctgctgcccctgaATGCCACCTCCCACCTGCCCCATATTGTCCACTCCTGCCCCTCCTGACCCCCGGGGCATGTTGAACAGCGTGTTGAACGATCCCCCTCCGCTGGTGCCCCCGCCCGTGGGTGTGCTCCCTCCCCCAACTCCGGGGAGGCCCATGGGGTTGCTACCGTCACCTCCGGTGCCCATGCCATACCCAGGGCTTCCAGTAGGGGGCAGGTTCTTCTTGACCATGATCTCCACAGTCTCCGCGATCAGGGACAACGCAGGGGTGTCGGCCTGTATGGTCTCCGCCTTACGCCTGATGGCTCGCATAGTGACTGGGATGGACATGCACCTAGAGACAGCAAGGAGCGAACCCAAGAAAGTTTCAGAAATGCATTGTGAATTAcatcattattatattattattattattattattattatattatacatatattattatacaaCAATTATTCTGGTCCAATAGGTTTCACAGATTTGGTTAATTCTATTACATCAGAATGAAGGTCACGagaagtaaacaaataaatatatgaatacGTGTCTACAGGAATCTCATATGCTGTTCCCTAAGCACCTGCCTAGATATTCCCAAAGCACTTCACATACAGCAGTGAGGCAAACTACTGCAGCACACTTCAAGGAACTCGAGCTCACAAACGTAGTGTTTTTTCATTCAAGAAGTGTTGGTGGGAAGTTGTACCATTATTGAGAAAACAGACTTGATTGAAAAGAAACTGCTAAGTTAAGGTTAGACGTACCTCTGGACAACTTTAGTGATGAATTCATCTGTACAGATCAGAGCATCTGATAGTCCCTTATAGAGTTTACACAAGACCTGCCTGGAGTCACTCACGTCCATTACCActgaaacagagatagagatggagagaatggaggaagaagagagatggatagatcgagagggagagagagagaatgggggaagaagagagatgtatagatagagagggagagagagagaatgggggaagaagagagatggatagatacaaagacagagagggagagaataggggaataagagagatggatagatagagagggagagagagaatggggggaaaagagagatggatagatacacagacagagagggagagagagaatgggggaagaagagaggttgaaagacagacagagagggagggggaaacatggacagagagaaagaagtgaacGACACGGTCAGTCTTTCCCAATGACATACCAAATGGGGATTAGATGCAAAGACAAAATGTAAGTGTGGTGTTTGTAAAATGTCCTGCGCAATCTACTCCGTCTCCATCTATGAAAATCTAAACTTTATTCAGCAGCCTTAACCTTAATCAACCAGCCagacaaacaaaagcaacagCGAGATTGCAAACAGTGTCTTTACATGCATGCGATTCCTCTACACACTCATCATTGATGCGTTACAACTGCTTTtacttgtgtttgttgtgaccGTAGCAACAGCGAGATTGCAAACAGTGTCTTTACATGCATGCGATTCCTCTACACACTCATCATTGATGCGTTACAACTGCTTTTACTTGTATTTGTTGTGACCGTAGCAACAGCGAGATTGCAAACAGTGTCTTTACATGCATGCGATTCCTCtacacactcatcatccacaCGCTTCCTGAGTTGGGTCTATTTGGTGCAAACATTGAGGGTTACTGCCGTAATATTACAGTTATTGATGCGTTACAACTGCTTTTACTTGTATTTGTTGTGACCGTAGCAACAGCGAGATTGCAAACAGTGTCTTTACATGCATGCGATTCCTCTACACACTCATCATGCACACGCTTCCTGAGTTGGGTCTATTTGGTGCAAACATTGAGGGTTACGGCCGTAATATTACAGTTATTGATGCGTTACAACTGCTTTtacttgtgtttgttgtgaccGTAGCAACAGCGAGATTGCAACCAGTGTGAAAAACagtaaagagaggaaagagcttGATCTTGGGTCCTTACCACAAACCAGTGACTCGTTGACTGGATGCTGGAAGGACACACTGAAACTGGAGTCTGTGAGAGGGCACACCTCAAACTGCAGCAGGCCTGGGGTATCTGCcaacaagaacaacacacatcagagaacaacaacaacaacaacaacacacatcagagaacaacaacaacacacatcacagaacaacaacaacacacatcagagaacaacaacaacacacatcagagaacaacaacaacacacatcagagaacaacaacaagaacaacacacatcagagaacaacaacacacatcagagaacaacaacaacacacataagagaacaacaacaacacacatcaaagaacaacaacaagaacaacacacatcagagaacaacaacaacacacatcagagaacaacaacaacacacataagagaacaacaacaacacacatcagagaacaacaacaacaacaacacacatcagagaacaacaacaacacacatcagagaacaacaacaacacacatcagagaacaacaacaacacacatcagagaacaacaacaacaacacacatcagagaacaacaacaacacacatcagagaacaacaacaacacacatcagagaacaacaacaagaacaacacacatcagagaactTCACAATGCTTCACAACTTCACAACTGCTATTACAACTGCTGTTACTCGTAATTGTTGTGACAGTAGCAACAGCAGTAATAGCAACAGAGGTTACCACTGTAGTATCAtctcaaagtgaaaacagattccTACAAAGTATCGCCCCCTTCAAGTCAGGCTTAAGTAGATGCACCTTTGGCAGCCTTTACAGccttgagcctgtgtgtgtagttctctcTCAgctttgagcctgtgtgtgtaggtctctatCAGCTTTGCACATCTGGACACTACAATTTTTCCCCATTCTTTACAAAACTGCTCAAGCTCCGTCAGGTTACATAGGAATCATGGGATCTCTGTTATTAATAATACACCAACATTCCTCAAGTACGAGTCTAACGCGTGTGTTGATCAGGGTGATGAGTCTAACGCGTGTGTTGATCAGGGTGATAAAACGTAACATACTGCAGTAGCGGAGGACATGTCAGTGGCATTAACTATTAGtggcattgtattttattttattgtatcttattttatttttttgatttattgtcaatgttatgtttgatatacgttaatgccttttttaggttgggggactgccaatggaaactagctttttggctataattgggtgcatttacattttaatgttcatgaatgtacactgtccctcttgatcaaataaacaaattgattgattgattgattgattgattgattgattaaatacATAAGTGCGGACACCACTACCATGCTCTCTTCTCACCTTCTTTGAGTTGTGTGCGTTTCACGCAGCTGCCAATCAAATTGTTGTAGGCGGCCTGGTGTCGGATTATGTCCAGCAGGGCGGGCACCTGTGCCGGGTGTCTGAAGGGGATCCTGGACACCTGCGCCCCCTGGAGGGACAACCCGTCCTGCACCGGTGCATCTCCATTCAGGAAGTAACAATGCTGTTGCCCTGGCAATGACTGGGAAGGTGGGGAGGGTGGCAACAAGAAGTAAACAAAGACTTAATTCAGAATTTAGAATGTAAGACACATAATTCCAAGATCATCCCTACGTGATCACAATCTCAAAATAAGGCACTTAACTCCTAAGGTGGTCTGAAGTGTACAGAAACTTGGACTTGAAACTTGGCGCATGTTATGAGTGGAGGTTCTAATAGACTTACTGCATAGAAGCGCATGTTATGAGTCGAGGTTCTGATAGACTTACTGCATAGAAGCGCATGTTATGAGTGGAGGTTCTAATAGACTTACTGCATAGAAGCGCATGTTATGAGTGGAGGTTCTAATAGACTTACTGCATAGAAGCGCATGTTATGAGTCGAGGTTCTGATAGACTTACTGCATAGAAGCGCATGTTATGAGTGGAGGTTCTAATAGACTTACTGCATAGAAGCGCATGTTATGAGTCGAGGTTCTGATAGACTTACTGCATAGAAGCGCATGTTGtgagtggaggggtgggggtgggtttctccttcctcctgcagcTGGGA encodes:
- the med1 gene encoding mediator of RNA polymerase II transcription subunit 1 translates to MRELHAWGRESWSLASLLWSCEGWAERSCSVLSILEHRRQETGAQATGSWSTGDRKLEHRRQEAGAQATGNWSTGDRKLEHRRQETGAQATGSWSTGDRKLEHRRQEAGAQATGSGVEPRASALSLQTLFSLLRVCLSIPTILIFLCVCVCVCVCVCVCVCWNAESEKQSRVTALLERLHAKHNASRPWQETGKVVRQAMASQAMDKRGGMNPTGHQLLLTCLETLQRALKVSSLPAMTDRLESIARQNMLNSHLSPDGTDCYITSDLFYVEVQLEPTGQLKDVKVAHHGENPASCPELIQHLREKNFEEFSKHLKGLVNLYKLPGDNKLKTKMYLALQSLESDLTKMMNMFRLATNANTVETVLHGSVGLLTPRSGGQLVTLQCYVSPYDVFEEGTGNQLSFTDSNIPRSLGVSVSVTVEGTTAVYKLPIAPLITGSHPVDNRGTPSFSSVTNSNCVDLPACFFLKINRAMPFSFSFIQRMGSATGIPVFETHPKLTSLYELIIQSQLQEEGETHPHPSTHNMRFYASLPGQQHCYFLNGDAPVQDGLSLQGAQVSRIPFRHPAQVPALLDIIRHQAAYNNLIGSCVKRTQLKEDTPGLLQFEVCPLTDSSFSVSFQHPVNESLVCVVMDVSDSRQVLCKLYKGLSDALICTDEFITKVVQRCMSIPVTMRAIRRKAETIQADTPALSLIAETVEIMVKKNLPPTGSPGYGMGTGGDGSNPMGLPGVGGGSTPTGGGTSGGGSFNTLFNMPRGSGGAGVDNMGQVGGGIQGQQQQHQQQQQQQQQQQQGHGSDDFSKVTQNPILTSLLQISGNVGSSPSTQNTPGGSQPPQTPPPTSSPASNTKNHPMLMNLLKDNPSADFATLYGSSPLERQNSSGSPRTDNQGQACPGGPGTKGKKKRPRDKGVVGPGGVGLKQQQQQSQSQQQQAGGSLPQHHHPHHPTEDDFHRELFSMDVDASQNTIFDVNLPGDGLDTPHSITPAPSQCGTPPTGAGMPYHPQSHVQASSQAQPSSMRMCRLSSSDSIGPDINDILSEIPEQAPKGSGSGHGQHHMGGEEGGSLGTPPRDSSSSGQGSGVFDTDLFNTNSNENPFPDAADLLVEAATAATPNSDTSSTNFFPDTVEFNPELLTGQGTFSQNYFDDSSPSPDPDLDLKGFGGGSQQNTPSSTPQNPTSHGHSTPDASLKDPFDISMVFCGNSGGGKPLPGPAPDLGDPHPSHSGGSPSPLMVGIGGGGGGEFKSGEMKVKPQQQQQQQQQQQQQQQQQQQQQQQMMRGKDDNGGGGGGGGGGVGGVGMGMTGMGGSEVKQVKRSRTPSSEGKSKDKPPKRKKLDPDSKSPSHSSGGRPYTPPSGSMGSGVSMGGGGSKSPGSSGRSQTPPGGATPPIPKITIQIPKGTITGGKTSSHGGYTSSSSSGGSSGGTSSSGGGKSHHSHSSSSGKIKSSKMEGSMGQSGSSKPVGGGSGGGMPSQSKSSSQGMGVGKPGTSPITKHGMSGSGSSGTGSGNKMKPQGGKPPGSLMNPSIKPNISPSHSRSGGSEKLSSPMKHQQGQVPGTPPSSKAKSPIGSGGGGPGASKSSSSGGMGSQKQMGGGSSSSSSSSSSSSSASSSSGSIPFSSGSQPQYGGGGGSGGGGGGGGGGGGGGGGSGGGGGGGGGGGGSNNPNAKGKSPSRNKKPSLTAVIDKLKNVGGVGIGGEEGPEGGCGGGGGVPPGGGGGGVPPNMGPTSSKHSMSSQGGEYKRDKVDKEGKSKVSVSGGNSSSDKKMMDSKSGGVSSTGVAKIIISKPDGGSPSIKQKVTLQKPEGCGDGSMRPQHMKASPLFTGSTPKHDRSSPSHSRSPGYTPLNPDSESESGSSSVAEKSHQNSPSSDDDQSMRPCHQPAQDYLSSMSVSLGEKHKKHKKEKKKQKEKERERERDRDRDRDRERERDKEKKKSSMSCGPSSHPMKADSWSRSPISASDPSMSMLGSERTSRSDPSMSMLGSERTSRPSPVYMRTEDDDLMDSALTGNLEPFK